A region of Salvia splendens isolate huo1 chromosome 17, SspV2, whole genome shotgun sequence DNA encodes the following proteins:
- the LOC121773875 gene encoding CASP-like protein 1: MASSTETPPVPVVEAPVEEVAPSETPPEVKAPAARVNYLALAEVVLRFLLFASAVVAVVVIVTSKETVNSRDAKFNHSPALIYFVAALSVAGLYSIITTLLSFYTLLKPGFCPQLLSHFLIVDVLLLGIVSAATGSAGAIAYTGLKGNSHLGWGKVCNVYDKFCTYVGASVAVSLFASVVLALLILLSLYSISKKIPK, encoded by the exons ATGGCCTCCTCCACAGAAACCCCACCAGTTCCGGTAGTTGAGGCTCCGGTGGAGGAAGTGGCGCCTAGTGAGACACCACCGGAGGTGAAAGCACCGGCAGCACGGGTGAATTACCTCGCCCTAGCTGAGGTGGTGCTGCGATTTCTATTGTTTGCTTCAGCCGTGGTGGCGGTTGTGGTGATTGTTACCAGCAAGGAAACAGTGAATTCAAGAGATGCCAAATTCAACCACTCACCAGCTCTCAT ATACTTTGTAGCAGCACTCTCAGTTGCGGGGTTGTACAGCATCATCACCACACTCTTGTCATTTTATACTCTCCTCAAACCTGGCTTCTGCCCACAACTCTTATCTCATTTCCTCATTGTTGATGTT CTACTGCTAGGAATTGTTAGCGCAGCAACTGGATCGGCAGGTGCGATTGCTTACACCGGTTTGAAGGGAAATTCTCATCTGGGATGGGGTAAAGTTTGCAATGTTTATGACAAGTTTTGTACATATGTCGGAGCTTCCGTTGCTGTCTCGCTCTTTGCCTCGGTTGTGCTTGCTCTCCTCATTCTCCTTTCTCTCTACTCTATCTCCAAGAAGATCCCAAAATAG